In Chrysoperla carnea chromosome 2, inChrCarn1.1, whole genome shotgun sequence, the following proteins share a genomic window:
- the LOC123294142 gene encoding farnesol dehydrogenase-like isoform X2: MEQWKGAVAIVTGASAGIGESIATELVKKGLKVVGLARRIDRLNKLKEDLKNESGEFHPIKCDMTIEEDILAAFQWTRNNLSGVNLLVNNAGTLRNTSLTEGKTSDWKTVIDLNLLGLCIATREAVKIMTEKNIAGLIIHINSVAGHYPISSMASQINVYGATKYGVTNLAETLRLELAAKKSNIRVTSLSPGYVKTEILEAAGFGTMKGTDETFKDAPTLEPLDISNAILYLMSTPPSVNVTELTIRPTRETF, encoded by the exons atggaaCAATGGAAAGGAGCAGTAGCTATTGTTACGGGTGCAAGTGCTGGAATTGGTGAAAGTATTGCTACAGAATTGGTTAAAAAGGGTTTAAAA gtTGTCGGACTTGCAAGAAGAATAGATCgtcttaataaattaaaagaagatttaaaaaatgaatctgGTGAATTTCATCCAATTAAATGTGACATGACTATTGAAGAAGATATTTTGGCTGCATTTCAATGGACCCGTAATAATTTAAGTGGCGTTAATTTACTTGTAAATAATGCTGGAACTCTTCGTAACACCAGTCTCACAG aaGGGAAAACATCTGATTGGAAGACAGTCATAGATTTAAATTTACTTGGCTTATGTATTGCAACTCGTGAAGCAGTCAAAATAATGACAGAGAAAAATATAGCGGGGCTTATAATTCACATAAACAGTGTGGCCGGTCACTATCCAATTTCCAGTATGGCGTCACAGATAAATGTTTATGGAGCAACTAAGTATGGTGTAACTAATTTAGCTGAAACATTACGCTTAGAGTTAGctgcaaaaaaatcaaacattcgTGTTACCAGCCTTAGTCCCGGATAtgttaaaactgaaatattggAGGCGGCTGGTTTTGGTACCATGAAAGGTACAGATGAAACCTTCAAAGATGCACCTACTCTAGAACCTTTGGATATTTCTAatgcaatattatatttaatgagTACCCCACCATCTGTAAAc GTTACTGAGCTAACGATTCGACCAACAagagaaacattttaa